The following coding sequences lie in one Mercenaria mercenaria strain notata chromosome 5, MADL_Memer_1, whole genome shotgun sequence genomic window:
- the LOC123558710 gene encoding uncharacterized protein LOC123558710: MHFVLFKLTLFVHLTGITEAFQCYQCSYDKLSNTGKDWNNPKCMTAPGELDRRTTHYPCNDTGFCTFTETYSLVSKVVTSYYRSCHITSLGNQCTQEATRLMCFGSCKGDFCNRNDTGRQHVKFFGNSSSSIYTLTSPLFIYVLIYLCVCNVYKSYFS; this comes from the exons ATGCATTTCGTTTTATTTAAGTTAACGCTATTTGTTCATTTAACTGGAATAACAGAAG CATTTCAATGCTACCAGTGTTCATATGATAAGCTCTCAAACACAGGCAAGGATTGGAATAACCCAAAATGTATGACTGCACCTGGAGAACTTGACAGAAGAACAACACATTACCCGTGCAATGACACGGGGTTCTGTACATTCACGGAAACATACAGTTTAG TGTCAAAAGTAGTGACTTCTTACTACCGGTCATGCCATATAACGTCACTAGGCAACCAATGTACGCAGGAGGCGACACGTCTAATGTGTTTTGGATCGTGCAAGGGAGATTTTTGCAATAGAAATGACACAGGACGCCAACATGTGAAATTCTTTGGAAACAGTTCGTCTTCGATATATACATTGACCAGTCCTCTGTTTATTTATGTATTAATATATTTGTGTGTTTGCAATGTTTATAAAAGCTATTTTTCTTAG